The Macadamia integrifolia cultivar HAES 741 chromosome 4, SCU_Mint_v3, whole genome shotgun sequence genome contains the following window.
aaccgaaaccgaaccaataaggaaatcccaattttggtttggtttcgatttcggtgcggtttggtttcggtttgtcttcggtttcttaaatcaatttgtaaccgggttgattttggtttttggtctactttggattcgactttccatacaaatgtttacaaaactatgcaaattttgatttttttaataaattttggagtgtttcggtttcttaccggtttggtttcagtttcggtctgggttttgagccggtttcggtttggtttcgggttcatccggttttcggtgaagttcggtttggttttggggttgcaatactccaaaccaaaccgaaccaataaggcttcggttcggttcggtccgtgttgttatcggtttggtccggccggttttaccggttcggtgtaggaattgacacccctaaccctGATGTAATCCACACTGAGTATCTTCTATAGCCAGATTAATATGGActttcttaccaaaaataaattactATGGACTAGTAGCCACAAATTTAAGATTTGGGAATTGGATCGATGAATCAGCCGATTCAGATTGAAATCGGCATTGATCCAGTTGGTTCTGGCCGATCATTGCCCATTGATTCTATTCCGTTGTGAACTGATTCTGGTTGATTTAGGCCATTTTAAATTGGAATTGGCATTGATCGATTTTTTGTGACCTTGCTTGTTGCAGACTGTTAGGAAAGTTTGATGAATTGGTTTGTATACAAGGAAGAATCAAATGCAAATAACTTGTAAATCATGGTTTAAtataaaaagagaggaaaagaagggTATTTGGTTGCTTTCCCTACGTGTAGATACAGTCATTTCATCACCACCTTACAAAATGAATACCCCTCTTTGTTTAAGCCTCTTATCTCTCCCCCTAGCACAGCCATGTGACTAGGTAGTGTTCTCGGTTCACcccctcaaaagaaaaaaaaaaaagttatggaAAATTGATAGACTAAGGATGTCAACCGATATGATATTCGGTATGGTATAACATGCCAAGAGTCAATAATAAAACAGTACCATACAGAGAAAAATGACTACATTTCAACATCAATACCATATTGACTTGATACAGTTTTTGTTCGATACATATAAAGTTTTAATTCAATATGAATACGGCTTTGGTataatattttttccaattttttttaggccttttatgtttttatgtATTCGGTAATTTGATAACACTTTACGATATCATTAGGTATGATTTCAGTATTTCAGTTTATATGGAAAGGTTTTGTCTTAAATACCAATATGGTATCATTcccaaaaatttccattttgtcATATCAAATCTcttttgatgattttgatatgatAATTCAGTATGATTTtgatatcgatatcgatatcgATAGATAGCATAAGAAACAGAAGCAAAGGTATTTATGAGTGGATTAGCATCAGCCTTCTGTCTGGTATACATCCTCTATCTACCATTAACAAATTTTACAAAGTCCATGCATCTGGACGactacatctctctctctctctctctctacactcTGTGTTAATCTGCCGGAAAATCGGCCAAGAGTTGGGCCTTTTACCATTAAAGAGTAAAGAATAGATCAGAAGACTTAAAAAACCGAACTCCCATCACTCCAACACTAgcaaatatttgttttcttaaaatcAACAACACTAAATCTTCAATAAACTCCCGCGGTTTTCGCCGATTAAGAAAGGGATTAATGATAATAATATATGGGTTCTCATCATAAAGACTAGTCTGAGAAAGAAAAATGGGAATTGCCACTTGCTTGTCCCGAAGCTTTGACCAAGATTAAATAGCCCGCAAAGCATTAAAGACCAACAAAGCCCATGTTCcctcttcaaatttcaaagttgaCTTAAATTGATTCTTAAATGCTAATTAACCAGATTATCAAAGAAAATTAGATATGAACGCACAGTTCTCAAAGATTATATAAGAATAGCAAGAGATGGGTGGTGGTGTAGTACTTAAGTCTTCTGTATCAAAGGTTCTATCCTTTGGGTAGAGAGAAGAAGTCCAAAGAAGTTCAAGAGAATAAGGTATTATCACTATGAAGGTTTTCAGGTCCCACTGGGTTGTGATATCTTTGCTATTCTTTCTATCAAAGGTGACAGAAATCCAAGCAGATAACGTTAAACCACAAACCGTCACCTGTACCAACCGGAAGAGCAAATGCTTTCTCAAGAAGGTGAGCTGCCCAGCTCAGTGCCCCAGGGTTAAACCAACTGACTCTAAAGCTAAAGCTTGCTTCCTCGACTGTAACTCCCGCAAGTGCGAGGCTGTTTGCAGACGTAAGACATTCTCCAACTGATTCTCTATTTCTAATACTCTTTAGTTTTCTTTCTGTTCTTGGCATCTCTGGTTCTGATGGTTGGAGGTGGGGAAGTCAATCAATCGGTTTTGATCgattttggttcggtttcacTGGTTTTGGTGTGAGAATGAATGAAACcataacatgatccaataaggGTGCATTGGCTTCGGTTTAGTTTTGGTTTACCATGTAAATATAATCATAAGTAGGGTATGAATTTCAGGCTGATTGGTTTTGACGCGATAAGATTTGGTTGCAATTTCACAAATCCCAATCTGAAACATGATCCAACAAACTCATATTGGTtttgattcggtttggtttcgttGACCCAGGTTGGGTTTTCACACCcttggtttttcttctttttttttttgggggggggggtgttacgATGTCTTGCATTCTGTAGCTTGCATGATGGCCTAAACTCAGGCCCAAAGGAATCAGCCCACCTTGcacattttctttttgttctgtGCCGCGACGAGATATCAACTCTATGGTGGGGTTCAGAGGTGGTAACTTACCTGTATAGGGTTTTGCTATGAAATTATAGCGAGGGTTATTTCtcaaaaatcaatcaaaaaaatGTGAAGACAAGCggttgtaaccttattctccatttaTAGTGAATCAAGTCTCATCTTACCATGGATATAAGTAATCTTGTTGAACCACTTAAATCTTTGTGTGTGCATTGTTGCTTGTTTGTGATTTCCATTCTTTTATCTATCATTTTAAGATTCTTGTTTTCTACATTGATCTACATTTGGATAGATTTGTTTAGGAGCCTCAACATATGTTCTTGCTGGTTAAAATCACATCTAATAAGTATTTGAATCCTCACAGATCGCAAGCCTAACTGCAATGGCCTTGGTGCTGCATGTTTTGATCCTCGGTTCATCGGTGGAGATGGTAtagttttctattttcatgGCAAAAGCAATGAGCAATTTGCCTTGATCTCAGATCCCAACCTCCAAATTAATGCTCGCTTCATTGGCCACCGACCAGCTGGTCGAACCAGAGATTACACATGGATTCAAGCCTTAGGAGTCATGTTCGACTCTCACACTTTCACTCTCGAAGCCACAAGGGCAACAAAATGGGATGAAGGTGTTGATCACCTTCAATTCACTTATGATGGAAAGCCACTCATAGTACCTGAAGGACACCTCTCTGAATGGAAGTCTATACAGGAAGATCTTAAAGTAGAGAGAACATCAAGCAAGAACAGTGTCACAGTTACCCTCCAAGATGTTGCAGAGATTTCAGTTAATGTGGTCCCTATCACTGAACAGGATAACAAAATCCACAATTACCAGATACCTTC
Protein-coding sequences here:
- the LOC122075344 gene encoding uncharacterized protein LOC122075344: MKVFRSHWVVISLLFFLSKVTEIQADNVKPQTVTCTNRKSKCFLKKVSCPAQCPRVKPTDSKAKACFLDCNSRKCEAVCRHRKPNCNGLGAACFDPRFIGGDGIVFYFHGKSNEQFALISDPNLQINARFIGHRPAGRTRDYTWIQALGVMFDSHTFTLEATRATKWDEGVDHLQFTYDGKPLIVPEGHLSEWKSIQEDLKVERTSSKNSVTVTLQDVAEISVNVVPITEQDNKIHNYQIPSDDCFAHLEVQFRFFGLSPEVEGVLGRTYRLDFENPAKPGVAMPVVGGEDKYRTSALLSSDCSHCVFPPAGVEARQNTLVMDYGTLDCNRGTSGRNGIVCRK